From Pigmentibacter ruber, a single genomic window includes:
- a CDS encoding MIP/aquaporin family protein, producing the protein MNAIILGEFIGCVFLIIFGGGVVANTLLTKSKGINAGWFAISAGWGFAVMGGVFVAKSVGSDQADLNPAVTLAKYLLGGIYSLQEIFPIFISQFAGCFVGAILVWLTYFPHWKETKDPSLKLAVFSTGPAIRHSAANLMAEVIGTTILVFGIGAIFGKATNNGAISPALGPYLVGILVWAIGLSLGGATGYAINPARDLGPRIAHFLLPIAGKGKSDWKYSWVPVVGPVLGGVIGAYLWKTFL; encoded by the coding sequence ATGAATGCGATCATTTTAGGTGAATTTATTGGTTGTGTTTTTTTAATAATCTTTGGTGGAGGCGTTGTTGCAAATACTTTGTTAACTAAATCAAAAGGAATAAATGCTGGATGGTTTGCAATCTCAGCAGGGTGGGGCTTTGCAGTTATGGGGGGAGTTTTTGTTGCAAAGTCAGTTGGATCAGATCAAGCAGATTTAAATCCCGCTGTTACTTTAGCGAAATATTTATTAGGAGGAATTTATTCTTTGCAAGAAATATTTCCAATTTTTATTTCACAATTTGCAGGTTGCTTTGTAGGGGCTATTTTAGTCTGGCTAACTTATTTTCCTCATTGGAAAGAAACAAAAGATCCTTCTTTAAAGCTAGCTGTATTTTCTACAGGGCCTGCAATTAGACATTCTGCTGCAAATTTAATGGCAGAAGTTATCGGCACAACTATTCTTGTTTTTGGTATAGGTGCTATTTTTGGAAAAGCAACAAATAACGGTGCGATATCTCCAGCATTAGGACCTTATCTTGTCGGAATTTTAGTTTGGGCAATAGGTTTATCTTTGGGAGGAGCTACTGGATACGCTATTAATCCAGCAAGAGATCTAGGCCCCAGAATTGCGCATTTTTTGCTACCAATTGCTGGAAAGGGAAAATCTGATTGGAAGTATTCTTGGGTACCTGTAGTTGGTCCTGTATTAGGAGGGGTAATTGGCGCTTATTTATGGAAAACATTTTTATAA
- the ruvA gene encoding Holliday junction branch migration protein RuvA yields MVKFEICNNAVFIKKNESLINTRVVTMIGYLKGIIIEKNPESILLNVNSVGYEIEVPATTLYQLPAVFLEAQLYIYTHVREDAIRLFGFANSFDKKVFLDLISVTGVGPKAALGLLGSVTGLELCEIISAGKNSKLTAIPGIGLKTAERLILELKDKLSKKLSLYLEENEYTKIKDFDSKIENQSNEQNSKNLQKNTKQKYMQRQLLEDLKSALSNLGYKDKQYLDILSKFEKRMETGENITIEIALKESLAKLSEKMLQKH; encoded by the coding sequence ATGGTTAAATTTGAAATATGCAATAATGCAGTTTTCATTAAGAAAAATGAGTCACTCATAAATACAAGGGTAGTAACAATGATTGGATATCTAAAAGGAATAATCATTGAAAAAAATCCAGAATCTATTTTATTAAATGTAAATAGTGTTGGATATGAAATTGAAGTTCCTGCAACAACGTTGTATCAACTCCCAGCCGTTTTCCTCGAAGCACAATTGTATATTTATACTCATGTTCGCGAAGATGCTATTAGATTATTTGGTTTTGCTAATTCTTTTGACAAAAAAGTTTTTCTAGATCTTATCAGTGTTACAGGAGTGGGGCCTAAAGCAGCTTTAGGACTTTTAGGTTCTGTTACCGGCTTAGAACTTTGTGAAATTATTTCTGCTGGAAAAAATAGCAAATTAACTGCAATTCCGGGTATTGGATTAAAAACTGCAGAACGCTTAATTTTAGAGCTTAAAGATAAGTTAAGTAAAAAATTGTCACTTTATCTTGAAGAAAATGAATATACAAAAATTAAAGATTTTGACAGTAAAATAGAAAATCAAAGCAACGAACAAAATTCAAAAAACTTACAGAAAAATACTAAACAAAAATATATGCAACGCCAATTGCTGGAAGATCTAAAAAGCGCATTATCTAATTTAGGATATAAAGACAAGCAATATTTAGATATCCTATCAAAATTTGAAAAAAGAATGGAAACAGGCGAAAACATAACAATTGAAATAGCATTAAAAGAAAGTTTAGCTAAATTATCTGAAAAAATGTTACAAAAACACTAA
- the ruvB gene encoding Holliday junction branch migration DNA helicase RuvB — MNKNIHTKFENQVILPELATDPIEPHLNLRPKCFDDYPGQERVCDNLKIYTKAAQLRGKMLDHCLFHGPPGLGKTTLAGIIAETMQYQFKVTAGPVIERPADLMGILASLEPKTILFIDEIHRLPANVEEILYSAMEDMRLDILIGQGPTARTVKFDLPPFCIIGATTRAGAISAPLRDRFGIQEHLDFYSPEALSKILLRSAKIMNYSVTTNAAFELAKRCRGTPRIANQLLKRVLDFAIVLQKNIIDEEVINNSLKRLGVDEEGLCNMDRDFLQVMYERYAGGPVGLDAIAAALNEEKSTLEDVYEPYLVYRGFVLRSARGRILSESGKSHIEKIKQFDI; from the coding sequence ATGAATAAAAATATTCACACAAAATTTGAAAACCAAGTCATTCTTCCTGAACTTGCAACTGATCCTATAGAACCTCATTTAAATTTGAGACCAAAATGTTTTGATGACTATCCTGGACAAGAACGAGTCTGTGATAATTTAAAGATCTATACAAAAGCAGCACAACTTCGTGGAAAAATGTTAGATCATTGTTTATTTCATGGTCCTCCTGGCCTTGGTAAAACTACATTAGCAGGTATTATTGCTGAAACAATGCAATATCAATTTAAAGTAACAGCAGGCCCTGTCATTGAAAGGCCCGCAGACTTAATGGGAATTTTAGCTAGCCTAGAGCCTAAAACAATTTTATTTATTGATGAAATTCATCGACTGCCAGCAAATGTTGAAGAAATTTTATATTCTGCAATGGAAGATATGCGGCTAGATATTTTAATAGGTCAAGGACCTACAGCTCGGACAGTAAAATTTGATCTTCCGCCATTTTGTATTATCGGTGCAACAACACGTGCAGGAGCTATTTCAGCTCCATTAAGAGATCGTTTTGGTATTCAGGAGCATTTAGATTTTTACTCACCTGAAGCCTTAAGTAAAATTCTTTTACGCAGTGCAAAAATTATGAATTATTCAGTTACCACAAATGCTGCATTTGAATTAGCAAAAAGATGTAGAGGTACTCCAAGAATTGCAAATCAATTATTAAAAAGAGTTCTTGATTTTGCAATTGTTTTACAAAAAAATATCATTGATGAAGAGGTCATTAATAATTCATTAAAACGTCTTGGTGTTGACGAAGAAGGTCTCTGTAATATGGATAGAGATTTTCTGCAAGTAATGTACGAAAGATATGCAGGAGGACCAGTTGGTCTAGATGCTATTGCTGCAGCATTAAATGAAGAAAAATCCACTTTAGAAGATGTATACGAACCTTATTTA